In bacterium, the DNA window AGAGAAAAAGTAGGTTTGCTACCTTGCTTTTTCCACATACTTCTCAACTGTGTTGATGTCGTGGGTCGGACTTCCTGTTTTTTTTCCCTTTTTATCGAAAACCCATATGTTGGGGACACTTCTTATATTATACTGTTTTACCACTTCGCTTTCCCAGTTCACAATATCGATTTTCCTTAATATCACGTCATCGTATTTATTAATAATTTTTTCAAGCCGGGGCGCTATGCTTTTGCATGGCCCGCACCAGTCAGCATAAAAGTCGAATATCACTACATAACCATCTACGAGATAATCTTCTATAGCGACTTTTTTGCCGGAAGATATTTTCTGTTCTTTTTTTGGTTTTTTTAAGGCGGTTGTTTTTGCGACAGGATTATTTTTGGATGGATTAACATGGGATTTCTTAAGCAATTTCAGGTTCTCTATGTCCGACTGTTTTTCAATGGATTCGACTTTGTCCATTGAGAATTTCATTTCGCCCCCTTCAAGCCGGATTTTTACATAATCATCTGTTTGCTTTGTTATAACGCCTTTCATTTGATATCCTGTTGTCAGTGTTATAATATCGGCAAATGATATATTTGCGCGCAGCATAACAAGCAATAGAGTAGCGGTTATAAATAGTTTCAAAATGTTGCTCCTTTGTTATTTTTTAAGAAAGAAAAGTTTTATATCATATTTTCTTAGCGATTTTCCCGTGAAGTCGGTGTTGTATGTCTGGGCTAAAACACCTTTATCGGTTACATGGAGTATGTTTCCCATATTAAGAGTGGGATATCTCCAGAGCTTTTTTCCTTCGATATTGAAAAGATAGAATGTAACGTCAAAATCAAGCGCGTTGAAACCCGATACCGCATCCATGACATTAAAGTTAAATTCGCTTTTAATTGTCGCTATAAGTTTTTCATTTATCTTTGTCTCGCTGCCTTCAATATTTACGTTTTTTTCCACCACGCCATCGGGAAGTTTTATAAATGACAGGACAGCGCTTTTTATCCGGGGAATGTCCTTTCCGTTTTCTTTCATCTGCTCCGCGATTTTTGCGGCCATCTCCGATGCCGAACTGGCTTTGATATCTTTTTTGCCGTCGAGCATATCTTCAAAATCATTGAAAATCGAGGTTAAATCCGGCGTGCCCGCCTGAACGGCTTTCAGATTGGGCTTATCCGATGGCGGCGGAGTTTCAAATGCTAATTTTTCCACCACCAGGTAATTGTTGGTGATTTGTACGGGCTTTAAACCGGCGGAGCTCTCACTCCATATAAGGTGAAAAGTCTTTGAGTCTAAAAGTGAAAGGCTGTTTGTAGTATTAAGAAGGATATATTTATCATTTATCATGCTCAGAAAATACATTTCCCTTTCACTTTTCCACAGGGTTTTCCCTTCAAGGCTGAGGATTTCAGTTCCTGAAGCGCTTACTAAAAGGACGGTATTATTCAGAGAATAAAGCAATCCCATTGCTTCTTTTGACCACTTTTCCGAGCCGTCTTTTATTGAAAAACATTTAACGGTTTCTTCTTTGTTGAACTTATTGTCTTCAAATGAAGTTTTCAGTGTGGATGCGAATACAAAATTGTTTGCTATCGCGCATGAAACTACCTGTGAATCCACTGTGATTTTCCGGATTTCTTTTCCGGTTTCTATGTCATAAAGAGTGATAGACGTTGAGCCTGATGACGGCATAATGAAGGAATCAATAGACGCGTCGTTAACTATGCCGGAGATATCCAGGGTAGCGATATATTTGCTGTCCTGCGCGATTTTCCCTGCGCTCGCGTTTTTTACCCAGAGAGTTTTGTGTTCTTGTCTTGAATATCTGGCGAAGTAAGAATGTGAATTAATCAGTATATCGCCGTTTTTGGCTAAAGTCATGGTTGTCGGCAGAAAGTCGGACAAAAAGGAAAAGATAAAATTTTGCTGGTTTATATCAATTGATTTGCCTATGGGGTTTTCCTGGGTGATACTGCCGTTTGAAGTATCCAATTCCAGAATTACATCTTTTTCCGTCAGCAGGTATGCGATTCCGCTTTCCGCGATCGAAGCTTTTATTGCCCCTTTGTCATCAATATTAAGGGACCATGATTCGCTCGCTTTATATTTGAAGAAAATTTCATATATGGCTGCTCCTGCGACTATAAGAAGAACCAGAAGGATGGTCTTTTTAATAAGCGAGGAAATTTTTGACACCCTTTCCTCTCTGGCGCCTATTTCCCTGGCGCTTTTTTGAGCAAGTTTTTCTGTTAAAGATGAAACTTTGGTTTTGCATTCTTCCGAGCAGAAATATCCATATTTGTTTCTCATTTCAGCGGTTATCTCTTTACCGCATGTATTGCATTTGCCTATGACTTTTTGCTCTATGCCCGGCGGCGGATTAGATGGTGTCCGCTTTATTTTAAGCTTGGAATGATTGTTTTCCGGAGCTGTCGCGGAAGTATGGGTCCCTGATGAAGAAATTTGGACCTGCTTTCCGCAGGCCGGGCATGTTGTTTCATCTAGGACATAATCCGGCGGAATTATGATTATATGGCCGCATTCGCACTTAACTTCTCTCATTTAATTTATCTCCAGGATTTTTGCGCATTTCTCCAGTTCGCTTTCCGATATTTTCTTCAGCTGAAAGGCATCAAGATCCGACTTCTTTATCCTTAACTGTATTGTGGGAAAGCAATATTGGGGATTATGGATTCTGTTCGGGTCGGTTATGTGCAGAACCAGCAAATCTTCATTTTTGAGGCCTCTGATAGTAGGAAAATAGGTTATCATAATACGCCATGCTTCCTTCTTTATGTCATCTATGGATATCTCATTTCTTCTGTAAATCTGGCATATGAACACGAGCCCGTAATCTTCGAGGTAGACTCCCTGAGGCATATTCGCCTGGAAAGCTTTTTGCAGTATGCCCTCAACGATTGATATATCTTTTTGCATATCTGACAAGCTGGCGCTGTTGCCAACAGGCATAATGCGCGAACAGGCGACTTCGGAAAAAGCATTTGATGAATACAAAAAAACAAAAACAGATAACAGGAAAAATAATTTTTTCATGGTGAGGCCTCCTTTTTACTCTTAGACTTTATTATACTACAAAGTGTTCAAATTATATCAGGGATAAATCCTGCGGTGTCATAAAATATTTGCTTTACAATGAAAGAATTTTGATTTAAATTGATTTAATGAATAAGGGGGAGCGTTAGCTGAGATCTTTCCTTTCAGGAAAGGAACCCCATGAACCTGGTCAGGGTAATGCCTGCGGAGGGAAATGGTTGAACAGAGACCTACCCGTATGCGGGTGGGTTTTTTTATGATATGTAAAAACAAGAGTTATTGAGTTAATGGGTTACCGGGTTACTAAGTATTGAACAATTAAATTAATATTATTAAATAACTAAATAACTGCTTTTAAGAAAAGGAGATAAAAAATGAAATTGGATGAAGTTACTGTAACAAGAGCGATTCTAGACTCTTATTTCGGCAAATTAAAAGACTATTCGGATACGGATGTTGTAATAGCGGGAGGCGGACCTGCGGGTATCTGCGCCGGATATTATCTCGCTAAAAAAGGCATTAAAGTTGCTTTATTTGAGAGGAAGCTTTCCGTTGGCGGCGGGATGTGGGGCGGCGGAATGATGTTTAACAGCATTGTCGTCCAGCAGGAGGGGAAGGAAATCTTAGATGCATTTTCAATAGGTTCCGATGAATATGAAAGCGGTTATTATACCTCCGATTCAATCGAAGCCGTGACAGCGCTGACTTATAAAGCGGTAAAGGCGGGGCTTAAGATATTTAACTGTATGAGCGTTGAAGATGTGATGATAGATGAAAAAGAGAACATAACGGGAGTTGTCATAAACTGGTCGCCTGTTGAAATCGCAAATCTCCATGTTGACCCTCTTTGTATAAGGTCCAAATATATCATTGAAGCGACAGGGCATCCCTGTGAAGTGGCGAAAGTCATAGTAAGAAAAGTCGGGAAAAAACTTTTCACGAAAACAGGCGATTTGATGGGCGAAGGCTCGATGAACGCGGAAGCGGGCGAGAAAGCAATCCTTGAGAACACAAAAGAGTTTTATAAAAACGCGTATGTTGCGGGAATGTCCTGCAACGCGGTTTTCGGCGCTCCCAGGATGGGCCCTGTGTTCGGCGGGATGCTCCTTTCCGGAAAAAAAGTCGCCGAAATAATAGCGTCTAAACTGGGGAAATAAATGAGGATTTTACACAGGGAATCTGGTATAATAATCCTATGAAAAAGATTATAAAAAAAATGAGGTTAGAAGACAAAAAAGACGACCTTGCTTACTGGTTATCCAAGACCCCGGAAGAACGTATTGAAGCAGTAGAAATACTGAGAAAGCAGTTTAATGGAAGCGCAGCAAGATTACAAAGAACTGTTAGAGTTATTAAACAAGCATAAAGCCGATTATGTCATTGTTGGAGCTTATGCTTTGGCATTTCACGGGTACCCGAGGTATACCGGGGATTTAGATATTCTGGTTAAAACCGATAAACCCAACGCAGAAAAGATACTTTCCGCAATCAGAGAGTTCGGTTTTGAGTCGCTGGATATTTCGCTAAACGATTTTTCTTCGCCGGGAAAAGTCGTCCAGTTGGGTGTTCCCCCTGTGCGAATAGATGTTATTACATCAATAACAGGTGTTGGCTGGGAGCGTATTTCCCCTAACAGGATTAAAGGCGAATACGGCGGTGTTCCGGTGTATTTCATCGGCAAAAGTGAATTTATCGCCAATAAAAAAGTTATCGGCAGGCATAAAGATCTGGCTGATGTTGAAGCCATTGAGAAGGAAAACAATACCTGATTCCTGCCGTTATTATTTAACTTTCTCGTAAAGCGTATCAAGAGGGCTTTTAGGCGCTTTAGACATATTTCTTCCGTGTCCTAAGTGAAACTTCGGACACAAATGAATAAAAAGGAGAAAAACATGAGTGAAACAGCCGGTAGCGCGAATGAACTGAGCATGCTTTCCAAAGATGAAATCAGCGCGCTGGAGGAAACAGTTCAATTCCACAAGACCCGGCAGGGAACAAGACTCGCATTCCATGAGTATGGAGATTTAAAGGGCCATCCGATTTTTTTCTACCACGGTACAGGTTCGCATGTGCACGGCATGCTTCTTCATAAGCCTGCTCTCAGATACGGTTTTAGGATTATCGCGCCGGATAGACCCGGTGTTGCCCAGTCGGATTTTCGTCCGGGCTGGACTATCCTTGAATACGCGCGGGATATGGCCGA includes these proteins:
- a CDS encoding thioredoxin domain-containing protein; this encodes MKLFITATLLLVMLRANISFADIITLTTGYQMKGVITKQTDDYVKIRLEGGEMKFSMDKVESIEKQSDIENLKLLKKSHVNPSKNNPVAKTTALKKPKKEQKISSGKKVAIEDYLVDGYVVIFDFYADWCGPCKSIAPRLEKIINKYDDVILRKIDIVNWESEVVKQYNIRSVPNIWVFDKKGKKTGSPTHDINTVEKYVEKAR
- a CDS encoding PQQ-like beta-propeller repeat protein gives rise to the protein MREVKCECGHIIIIPPDYVLDETTCPACGKQVQISSSGTHTSATAPENNHSKLKIKRTPSNPPPGIEQKVIGKCNTCGKEITAEMRNKYGYFCSEECKTKVSSLTEKLAQKSAREIGAREERVSKISSLIKKTILLVLLIVAGAAIYEIFFKYKASESWSLNIDDKGAIKASIAESGIAYLLTEKDVILELDTSNGSITQENPIGKSIDINQQNFIFSFLSDFLPTTMTLAKNGDILINSHSYFARYSRQEHKTLWVKNASAGKIAQDSKYIATLDISGIVNDASIDSFIMPSSGSTSITLYDIETGKEIRKITVDSQVVSCAIANNFVFASTLKTSFEDNKFNKEETVKCFSIKDGSEKWSKEAMGLLYSLNNTVLLVSASGTEILSLEGKTLWKSEREMYFLSMINDKYILLNTTNSLSLLDSKTFHLIWSESSAGLKPVQITNNYLVVEKLAFETPPPSDKPNLKAVQAGTPDLTSIFNDFEDMLDGKKDIKASSASEMAAKIAEQMKENGKDIPRIKSAVLSFIKLPDGVVEKNVNIEGSETKINEKLIATIKSEFNFNVMDAVSGFNALDFDVTFYLFNIEGKKLWRYPTLNMGNILHVTDKGVLAQTYNTDFTGKSLRKYDIKLFFLKK
- a CDS encoding sulfide-dependent adenosine diphosphate thiazole synthase, producing the protein MKLDEVTVTRAILDSYFGKLKDYSDTDVVIAGGGPAGICAGYYLAKKGIKVALFERKLSVGGGMWGGGMMFNSIVVQQEGKEILDAFSIGSDEYESGYYTSDSIEAVTALTYKAVKAGLKIFNCMSVEDVMIDEKENITGVVINWSPVEIANLHVDPLCIRSKYIIEATGHPCEVAKVIVRKVGKKLFTKTGDLMGEGSMNAEAGEKAILENTKEFYKNAYVAGMSCNAVFGAPRMGPVFGGMLLSGKKVAEIIASKLGK
- a CDS encoding nucleotidyltransferase family protein, giving the protein MEAQQDYKELLELLNKHKADYVIVGAYALAFHGYPRYTGDLDILVKTDKPNAEKILSAIREFGFESLDISLNDFSSPGKVVQLGVPPVRIDVITSITGVGWERISPNRIKGEYGGVPVYFIGKSEFIANKKVIGRHKDLADVEAIEKENNT